Proteins encoded by one window of Bacillus sp. DTU_2020_1000418_1_SI_GHA_SEK_038:
- a CDS encoding spore gernimation protein GerPD, whose protein sequence is MNFEVYNRDICIGNIRVTGVSSSSLLMVGDTQTIQLASVFDTPPESLIIGPVVPLTPE, encoded by the coding sequence ATGAATTTTGAAGTGTATAACCGAGATATTTGCATTGGAAATATTCGAGTTACCGGGGTATCCAGCTCATCACTGTTAATGGTCGGGGACACGCAAACAATCCAGCTTGCATCTGTATTTGATACTCCTCCTGAGTCTTTAATCATTGGACCAGTTGTTCCATTAACTCCAGAGTGA
- a CDS encoding DUF2777 domain-containing protein, with amino-acid sequence MNRQQRTKLIEYQTRAYTEGSIEYINDQWVFFDKETDEASLMEEFLHQEVEIFRFKRWKKGILSEEGKLAIDNEILLLKDQDSVRIRKHLVFSLEKLLEGMNDDAFFQFITTLNSLRFSIYDCIYCYNQLSFLERNERKSGVNFIVFDNQEHICNVQHHFSYFEKMNDRFEFTLNSGKRMVIEKISS; translated from the coding sequence ATGAATAGACAGCAGCGAACGAAACTAATTGAATACCAAACTCGTGCCTATACCGAAGGATCTATTGAATATATTAATGATCAATGGGTTTTCTTTGATAAAGAGACGGATGAAGCATCATTAATGGAAGAATTCCTCCACCAGGAAGTAGAGATTTTTCGATTTAAACGCTGGAAAAAAGGGATATTATCTGAAGAAGGGAAACTGGCAATAGACAATGAGATCCTTCTTTTGAAAGATCAAGACTCTGTAAGAATTAGAAAGCACCTTGTATTTTCATTAGAAAAATTACTAGAAGGAATGAATGATGATGCATTTTTCCAATTTATCACGACATTAAATTCCTTGCGGTTTTCTATATATGATTGTATCTACTGCTATAATCAGCTCTCCTTTCTTGAAAGAAACGAGAGAAAGAGCGGTGTTAATTTTATCGTATTTGATAACCAGGAACATATTTGCAATGTTCAGCATCATTTTAGTTACTTCGAAAAGATGAATGACCGCTTTGAATTTACATTAAATAGCGGAAAAAGAATGGTTATTGAGAAAATATCTTCTTAA
- a CDS encoding DUF3941 domain-containing protein encodes MPRTSDNDKKAKDNNALRHEKNMMREKNRKAGKNQYSKTTDHL; translated from the coding sequence ATGCCCCGAACTTCCGATAATGATAAAAAAGCGAAGGATAATAATGCCCTCAGGCATGAAAAAAATATGATGCGCGAGAAAAACCGCAAGGCTGGGAAAAACCAGTATTCTAAGACGACCGATCATTTATAG
- a CDS encoding EAL domain-containing protein — MAKTITCIYEDEYQLYSLIDMHELKEYPSLLVQVFSGMADRDSLLKLQNIIKKMVPLATVIGCSASGEIFEGNITENKTIISFTVFDKTEVKSTLLHQESFKDSFDMGKRLAQQIVDFDTKVLIIFPAGDKVDSQSLLEGIIEGNPQLTVSGGIAGNTGLSPEPYSIAGEELTSQGVVGVALQSKQLFAQVQSHIIWQEIGKVFTVTKSNGDIIYSLDKKKPLQILKHYLGEGFIKDISNSRFEFPFTISHKDGKVSLFIIDILKNGAIRVSRNVSEGDKLTFSYPNIEATIDQTLQGFRQIAKKPVETIFVYNSLSRKRFARDFSEKELMMLQSIAPANGFFTNGEVLAGNEGTAQHGGLSLTYLSLSEQSLEKRENRGGLSFKYSMPEQLKTLASLTRLMDSSQEDFQQLHENLTISEQYHQSLFNNHTDIVYSTDLQGYFTNVNPAFDDMFGYRHDEITGASSFKIVLSEDIPRVRMHFFRAIKGKEQYYNATLISKSGEMNLFQLKNIPITVNGECVGIYVIGKNMTEQKKIEEKITELANFDHDTGLPNRMRFTEQLEQMLQRAKKKKRILAVLSIDIDRFKLINDSLGHFAGDMILKEIAFRIEKVLPSGSYIGRFGGDKFTVILTKEAQVDEVMKAAKSILLEISKPVHHESQEFFVTASIGVSFYPEDGTDEHELLKNADIATNRSKDKGGNQITFFSTEMNEQALNRLELESYLRKALQKNEFYLMFQPLIDLESGKIFGSEALIRWNHPKLGLVSPADFIPLAEETGIIQEIGRWVLRTACMQNKKWQELGNNQLAVAVNVSAYQFQQPGFMNDVKQALSESKLDPQYLTLELTESTMLTNIDYSIPIMRALQKLGVKVSIDDFGTGYSSLSYLKDLPINTLKIDRSFINNLRVDTYDIAIVKAIITMGHGLEVKVVAEGVETKEQIELLKELNCHYAQGFYIHKPLKITEFEKGLKEKAEIK, encoded by the coding sequence ATGGCGAAAACAATAACATGTATTTATGAAGATGAATATCAATTATATAGCTTGATAGATATGCATGAACTAAAAGAATACCCTAGCCTCCTTGTTCAAGTTTTTTCAGGGATGGCAGACAGAGATTCTCTATTAAAATTGCAAAACATCATAAAAAAAATGGTGCCTCTTGCTACAGTTATTGGCTGTTCAGCATCAGGTGAGATTTTTGAAGGAAATATCACAGAAAATAAGACTATTATTTCTTTTACGGTATTTGATAAAACAGAAGTAAAGTCTACTTTGCTTCATCAGGAATCTTTTAAAGACAGTTTTGACATGGGAAAAAGGTTAGCACAGCAAATTGTCGATTTTGATACGAAAGTACTGATTATTTTTCCTGCTGGAGATAAAGTCGATTCTCAATCTCTTTTAGAAGGGATTATTGAAGGTAATCCGCAGCTAACCGTTTCAGGCGGTATTGCTGGAAATACAGGATTGAGTCCAGAACCTTATTCGATAGCAGGAGAGGAATTAACAAGCCAAGGGGTTGTAGGAGTAGCCCTTCAAAGCAAACAGCTATTTGCACAAGTACAAAGTCATATTATATGGCAGGAAATTGGAAAGGTTTTTACCGTTACAAAGTCAAACGGAGATATTATCTATTCATTAGATAAGAAAAAACCTTTACAAATCTTAAAACATTATTTGGGAGAAGGCTTTATAAAAGATATTTCGAATTCAAGATTTGAGTTCCCTTTCACTATTAGTCATAAAGACGGAAAAGTCTCTTTATTTATAATTGATATTTTGAAGAATGGGGCCATTCGTGTCAGCAGGAATGTGTCCGAAGGAGATAAACTTACTTTTTCCTATCCAAATATTGAAGCAACTATTGATCAAACATTACAGGGGTTTAGGCAAATAGCAAAAAAACCGGTAGAAACTATTTTTGTTTACAATAGCTTGTCGAGAAAACGGTTTGCTCGAGATTTTTCAGAAAAAGAACTAATGATGCTTCAGAGCATTGCACCAGCTAATGGTTTCTTCACAAATGGGGAGGTATTAGCGGGAAACGAAGGGACGGCCCAGCATGGAGGTCTATCACTTACGTACTTATCCCTATCTGAACAATCGCTTGAAAAGCGGGAGAATCGTGGTGGTCTTTCCTTTAAATATTCGATGCCTGAACAGTTGAAAACCTTAGCATCACTTACACGTTTGATGGATTCCTCGCAAGAAGATTTTCAGCAATTGCATGAAAACTTGACTATTTCTGAGCAATACCACCAATCTCTTTTTAATAATCATACAGATATAGTTTATTCAACTGATTTACAAGGATACTTTACAAATGTGAATCCTGCATTTGATGATATGTTTGGCTATCGTCATGATGAGATAACGGGTGCATCATCTTTTAAAATTGTATTAAGCGAGGACATTCCAAGAGTAAGAATGCATTTTTTCAGAGCGATAAAGGGAAAAGAACAATACTATAATGCTACTCTCATATCCAAATCTGGGGAAATGAATTTATTTCAACTTAAAAACATTCCCATTACAGTTAATGGCGAATGTGTCGGAATATATGTTATCGGAAAAAACATGACCGAGCAAAAAAAGATCGAAGAAAAGATTACAGAACTAGCGAATTTCGACCATGATACAGGACTTCCAAATCGAATGAGGTTTACTGAGCAGCTTGAACAAATGCTTCAGCGGGCAAAAAAGAAAAAGCGCATACTTGCCGTTCTTTCTATCGACATTGATCGTTTTAAGTTAATCAATGATAGCCTGGGACATTTTGCGGGAGATATGATTTTAAAGGAGATAGCTTTTCGAATTGAAAAAGTTCTCCCAAGCGGATCATATATTGGGAGATTTGGCGGAGATAAGTTTACAGTTATACTAACAAAGGAAGCACAAGTAGATGAAGTAATGAAAGCAGCAAAATCCATTTTATTGGAGATTTCAAAACCTGTTCATCATGAAAGTCAAGAATTCTTTGTTACAGCAAGTATTGGGGTTAGCTTTTATCCAGAAGATGGAACAGATGAACATGAGCTTCTGAAAAATGCCGATATAGCGACAAATCGATCAAAAGACAAGGGTGGAAATCAAATTACCTTTTTCTCGACTGAAATGAATGAGCAAGCGCTGAATAGACTCGAGCTCGAGAGCTATTTACGTAAAGCCTTGCAGAAAAATGAATTCTATCTCATGTTTCAGCCATTAATCGATTTAGAATCCGGGAAAATCTTTGGCAGTGAGGCGCTCATTCGCTGGAATCATCCAAAGCTTGGCCTCGTATCTCCGGCAGATTTTATCCCGCTTGCAGAAGAGACGGGTATTATTCAAGAGATTGGAAGATGGGTGCTCCGAACAGCCTGTATGCAGAATAAAAAGTGGCAGGAGCTTGGAAATAATCAATTAGCGGTTGCCGTTAATGTGTCGGCATACCAGTTTCAGCAGCCAGGTTTTATGAATGATGTAAAACAGGCTTTAAGCGAATCTAAATTAGATCCCCAATATTTAACTTTAGAGCTGACAGAGAGTACGATGCTAACGAATATTGATTACAGTATTCCAATCATGAGGGCACTTCAAAAGCTTGGAGTTAAGGTGTCGATTGATGACTTTGGAACAGGTTATTCTTCATTAAGTTACTTAAAGGACTTACCTATTAACACATTAAAAATTGATCGCTCATTCATAAACAATTTGCGCGTGGATACGTATGATATAGCAATTGTGAAGGCTATCATTACAATGGGACATGGCCTGGAAGTGAAGGTAGTGGCTGAAGGGGTCGAAACGAAGGAACAAATTGAACTCCTAAAAGAATTAAATTGCCATTATGCTCAAGGCTTCTATATTCATAAACCGCTGAAAATAACTGAGTTTGAAAAAGGATTAAAGGAAAAAGCAGAGATAAAATAG
- the gerPC gene encoding spore germination protein GerPC — protein sequence MDQTLYSYLQKMHIFIEAQEKRIIHLENKVRELEKQTKELKIRPPITVDRIEYKFDQLKVESLDGTLNIGLNPSELQEIEDFAINNKGIHTPFQPKAHFQRSMEIEDEINKFLENELQSVIEETAHSLNKSIDESYILFIKDDIKKQLPNRIDYHLKQQQLTATNREQGTVPDFNEEILVNLKKEIKNGVHTFISHLPESEKGMETNEF from the coding sequence ATGGATCAGACATTATACTCTTACCTGCAAAAAATGCATATTTTTATAGAAGCACAAGAAAAAAGAATTATTCACCTGGAAAACAAGGTAAGAGAATTAGAGAAACAGACGAAGGAATTGAAGATACGACCACCGATAACTGTAGATAGAATTGAATATAAATTCGACCAATTGAAGGTTGAATCATTAGACGGAACATTAAATATTGGGTTAAATCCATCCGAGCTTCAGGAAATTGAGGATTTTGCCATTAATAATAAGGGGATTCATACTCCCTTTCAGCCAAAAGCCCATTTCCAAAGATCAATGGAAATCGAGGATGAAATCAATAAATTTTTGGAAAATGAATTACAAAGCGTTATTGAGGAAACAGCCCATTCACTAAATAAATCTATAGATGAATCATATATTTTATTCATAAAGGATGATATAAAAAAGCAGCTGCCTAACCGCATTGATTACCATCTTAAGCAGCAACAGCTTACCGCAACAAATAGGGAACAAGGTACAGTACCTGATTTTAATGAAGAAATTTTGGTGAATTTAAAGAAAGAAATTAAAAACGGGGTTCATACCTTTATAAGTCATTTGCCAGAATCAGAGAAAGGAATGGAAACGAATGAATTTTGA
- a CDS encoding YisL family protein — translation MIHAHITTWVLALVLFFVALGLHKSGKARGLKVVQMVLRLFYILIIITGVVILSKINISSLYILKSLLGIVVIGMMEMIIVRSVKGKKTTMFWLLFLVTFILVLYLGFVKLPLTFLM, via the coding sequence ATGATTCATGCACACATAACAACATGGGTTTTAGCACTTGTATTATTCTTTGTAGCTTTAGGATTACATAAGAGTGGAAAAGCTAGAGGTTTGAAAGTAGTTCAAATGGTATTAAGGCTTTTCTATATATTAATAATTATTACAGGTGTAGTAATATTAAGTAAAATTAACATCAGTTCGCTTTATATCTTAAAGTCATTACTTGGAATAGTAGTAATCGGTATGATGGAAATGATTATTGTCCGTTCGGTTAAAGGAAAGAAAACTACAATGTTTTGGTTATTGTTCCTTGTAACTTTTATCCTCGTTCTTTACTTAGGATTTGTTAAACTTCCGTTAACTTTCCTCATGTAA
- a CDS encoding YajQ family cyclic di-GMP-binding protein, with protein MSKESSFDIVSKVDFSEVTNAISIAMKEIQTRYDFKGSKSHVSLDKEELVLISDDEYKLGQLKDVLISKMIRRGIPIKNLDYGKIEGASGGTVRQRAKVAQGIDKENAKKINTLIKNSGLKVKSQIQDDQIRVTGKNRDDLQQIISAIKEADLTVEVQFVNYR; from the coding sequence ATGTCTAAAGAGAGCTCATTTGATATTGTATCCAAGGTTGACTTTTCAGAAGTCACAAACGCTATTAGTATTGCAATGAAAGAGATTCAAACCCGCTATGACTTTAAAGGAAGCAAAAGTCACGTTTCTCTTGATAAAGAGGAGCTTGTGCTTATTTCAGACGATGAGTACAAGCTTGGCCAGCTTAAAGATGTGCTAATAAGCAAAATGATTAGAAGAGGCATTCCGATAAAAAATTTAGATTATGGAAAAATTGAAGGGGCTTCAGGGGGAACGGTGCGGCAAAGAGCCAAGGTTGCCCAAGGAATCGATAAGGAAAATGCTAAGAAAATTAATACATTAATAAAAAACAGCGGTTTAAAAGTAAAAAGCCAAATACAGGATGATCAAATTCGTGTTACCGGGAAAAACCGAGACGATCTGCAACAGATTATTTCAGCTATTAAAGAAGCAGACTTAACCGTAGAGGTACAATTTGTGAATTATCGTTAA
- a CDS encoding DegV family protein, whose translation MSVKILTDSASDLPLSFFEENNVTLFPLKVHLNDTEYEDLVTINPKTVYEAIREGKVPKTSQASPLAFEEAFTNMAKNNEDGIYIAFSSQLSGTYQTAVMILQQVKETYPDFNLTIVDTKCASLGFGLIVKEAAKLAKENASKEAILEDITYRCKHMEHLFTVHDLDYLAKGGRVSKASAFLGGLLNIKPLLNVEDGKLVPIEKHRGKKKLLRRIIELMKERGENFERQVIGISHADDEETALEMKELIVQELNVKDVFISSIGAAIGSHTGSGTIAIFFLNKVK comes from the coding sequence ATGTCAGTAAAAATTTTGACAGATAGTGCAAGTGATTTACCTTTAAGTTTTTTTGAAGAAAATAACGTTACCTTATTCCCATTAAAAGTCCACTTAAACGATACTGAATATGAAGATTTAGTAACGATAAATCCTAAAACAGTTTATGAAGCCATCCGTGAAGGAAAAGTGCCGAAAACGTCCCAAGCTTCTCCTCTTGCCTTTGAAGAAGCTTTTACAAACATGGCAAAAAATAATGAGGATGGAATTTATATCGCATTTTCATCACAATTATCAGGAACATACCAAACCGCAGTTATGATTCTCCAACAAGTAAAGGAAACTTATCCTGACTTTAATTTAACTATTGTTGATACGAAATGTGCTTCACTTGGATTTGGCTTAATTGTTAAGGAAGCTGCTAAATTAGCTAAAGAAAACGCATCGAAAGAGGCTATTTTAGAAGATATTACATACCGCTGTAAGCATATGGAGCATTTATTTACGGTCCACGACCTCGATTACCTTGCAAAAGGCGGACGTGTTTCAAAAGCATCTGCATTTTTGGGCGGGCTTCTTAATATCAAGCCATTATTAAATGTTGAAGATGGCAAGCTCGTTCCAATTGAAAAACATAGAGGAAAAAAGAAGCTCCTTCGCCGTATCATTGAATTAATGAAAGAAAGAGGCGAAAACTTCGAACGTCAGGTCATTGGTATTAGTCATGCTGACGATGAAGAAACAGCTTTAGAAATGAAAGAACTAATCGTTCAGGAATTAAACGTTAAAGATGTCTTCATCTCCTCTATCGGGGCTGCCATTGGCTCTCATACAGGGTCCGGGACAATCGCCATATTCTTCTTAAATAAAGTAAAATAA
- a CDS encoding spore germination protein: MPAIVGVVQVVSIGSSGVFHIGDVYKIMPVANAKTFSGAGSFNTGDGLTIYNRQSSTNTYDSDGMDQGILLNA, encoded by the coding sequence ATGCCAGCTATCGTTGGAGTCGTTCAGGTCGTTTCTATTGGGAGCAGCGGGGTATTCCATATTGGAGATGTTTATAAGATCATGCCGGTAGCAAATGCGAAAACATTTTCTGGAGCTGGATCCTTTAATACCGGTGATGGTCTAACTATTTACAATCGACAAAGCAGTACGAACACATATGATTCAGACGGTATGGATCAAGGAATATTATTAAATGCTTAA
- a CDS encoding spore germination protein GerPB, with protein sequence MNFYINQSIQINFIKIGGITNSSVLQIGSAGIIKPASYLSNTGGFTGPAPHTLLPGVGVIGGEQLLEAPAVPLHSAGR encoded by the coding sequence ATGAACTTTTACATTAACCAATCCATTCAAATTAATTTCATAAAGATCGGTGGAATCACCAACTCCTCTGTATTGCAGATAGGAAGTGCAGGAATTATTAAGCCCGCTTCCTATCTATCTAATACAGGAGGATTTACAGGTCCTGCTCCACATACCCTCTTGCCTGGGGTAGGTGTTATTGGCGGAGAGCAACTGTTAGAAGCTCCTGCCGTACCTTTACATTCTGCAGGAAGGTAA
- a CDS encoding spore germination protein, whose amino-acid sequence MPAIVGPVQILNVDGGVVQFGDALNISPKTSGKTYSGQGALNTGGFIITNNGINGTNVLDTNLIDQPIVGNN is encoded by the coding sequence ATGCCAGCCATTGTTGGTCCAGTGCAAATTTTAAATGTTGATGGTGGTGTTGTACAATTTGGAGATGCTCTTAATATATCGCCTAAAACTAGTGGGAAAACCTATTCTGGCCAAGGTGCATTAAATACCGGTGGGTTCATTATTACGAACAATGGTATAAACGGTACCAATGTCCTTGATACAAACCTAATTGACCAGCCTATAGTTGGAAATAATTAA
- a CDS encoding spore germination protein GerPE: MLSRTSIVDQLKADTVAFSSVIQIGDSTYVHGFTRALAVQRETDTFLGNEGNFLSFKAFTISVPLVPIEEVISMQTMHLNPAIKVNNIDINGISTSSVVHIGSSKHISMEARVKHIRQLLQHE; this comes from the coding sequence ATGCTCAGCAGAACTTCAATCGTTGACCAGTTAAAGGCAGATACAGTTGCCTTTTCATCTGTTATTCAAATAGGCGATTCTACCTATGTTCATGGATTTACACGAGCCCTGGCCGTACAGCGTGAAACAGATACCTTTCTTGGAAATGAGGGGAATTTCTTATCTTTCAAAGCTTTCACGATAAGCGTTCCCCTCGTCCCCATTGAAGAAGTAATATCTATGCAAACCATGCATTTAAACCCTGCCATTAAGGTTAATAATATTGATATTAACGGGATATCTACATCTTCCGTTGTCCATATTGGCAGCAGCAAGCATATTTCTATGGAAGCAAGAGTTAAGCATATCCGGCAGTTGCTGCAGCATGAATGA
- a CDS encoding S1 RNA-binding domain-containing protein, with protein sequence MPINDYIGRTVKLTVERPAEFGYFLSNGDEDVLLHKNDTDLQLEEGQEIEVFLYTDSRGRVAATTTIPEITTESYGWAVVSDVMQDIGVFINIGIKKDMLLGKEDLPVHRSVWPKEGDLLYITLRVNRNNRIYVKVATDPIIEQMSIKATRQDFNKNIHGHIYRTAKVGSWVYTAEGFKGFIHESQRKTEPRLGEKIEGRVIDVKEDGTINVSLAPRKQEALDEDSEKILSYLELRNGAMPYSDKSSPEDIQDRFQLSKASFKRALGRLMKEGKIYQEEGWTYIKK encoded by the coding sequence ATGCCTATAAATGATTATATTGGCCGTACCGTAAAGTTAACAGTGGAAAGGCCTGCTGAATTTGGCTACTTTCTATCAAATGGCGATGAGGATGTGCTTTTACATAAAAATGATACGGATTTGCAGCTAGAAGAAGGCCAAGAGATTGAAGTTTTTCTATACACGGATTCTAGAGGAAGAGTAGCAGCTACAACAACGATTCCTGAAATTACAACAGAATCCTATGGCTGGGCTGTTGTTAGTGATGTAATGCAGGATATTGGTGTTTTTATCAATATTGGAATTAAAAAGGATATGCTTCTTGGAAAAGAAGATCTTCCTGTCCATCGGTCAGTGTGGCCAAAGGAAGGCGATTTGCTCTATATAACGTTAAGAGTGAATCGCAATAATCGTATATATGTTAAAGTTGCCACCGACCCAATCATCGAGCAGATGTCCATAAAGGCTACAAGACAAGATTTTAATAAAAACATCCATGGTCATATTTACAGAACAGCAAAGGTTGGAAGCTGGGTCTATACTGCCGAAGGATTCAAAGGGTTTATCCATGAATCTCAGCGAAAAACCGAACCACGTCTGGGAGAAAAGATTGAGGGCCGAGTAATTGATGTAAAAGAGGATGGAACAATCAATGTTTCCTTAGCGCCAAGAAAACAAGAGGCACTTGATGAGGATTCTGAAAAAATCCTTTCATATTTAGAATTGCGCAATGGGGCTATGCCTTATAGTGATAAAAGCTCTCCGGAGGATATACAGGATCGCTTTCAGCTTAGTAAAGCCAGCTTCAAACGTGCATTAGGGCGGTTGATGAAGGAAGGGAAAATCTATCAAGAAGAAGGCTGGACCTATATTAAGAAATAA
- a CDS encoding alpha-amylase family glycosyl hydrolase, with amino-acid sequence MVKRVWTLILIPLLLFYAQPVGAVEKEDRKWQDESIYFLMVDRFDNGDFKNDYHVNVKDPQSFHGGDFQGVIKKLDYIKDMGFTAIRLTPIFDNEENGYHGYGVIDYYNTEEHFGTIDEFKMLVKEIHNRNLKVMLDFPINHVGSKHEWLKDPTKKDWFKTDQSPNLQGLENEWINELPRLNHENLEVQEYLLDAAKWWINETNIDGYYLDEVDGVSKKFLTDFVQQSKSSKKDFYLLGEVRSIDPRIITEYEDTGIDGFLDFPLTETLRPAFVQVDQSLKELKTRKDELMSVYKNPNLMGSLLDDHKVDRFTRDMVEQNQHPGPRWKLALTYLYTSPGVPIVYYGSEIALDGGLGPDNHRQMDFRTDKDLIDYITKLGELRSNLPSLTRGEMKLLAEENGVLAYKRTYKNETTVIVINNSSESRNITINAEEFADDKELRGLLTNDLVKSNDHQYKIFTDREEAEIYILSQKSGMNIPYVTATVIVWGAFVAFIIAVWRRSKRKRSQE; translated from the coding sequence ATGGTAAAAAGAGTGTGGACTCTTATCTTAATTCCGTTGCTTCTTTTTTACGCTCAGCCTGTAGGAGCAGTTGAAAAAGAAGATCGAAAATGGCAAGATGAATCTATTTACTTTTTAATGGTGGACCGCTTTGATAATGGGGATTTTAAAAATGATTATCATGTGAATGTAAAGGATCCGCAAAGCTTCCATGGCGGTGACTTCCAAGGAGTCATTAAGAAACTCGATTACATAAAGGATATGGGCTTTACTGCTATTAGGCTGACACCAATTTTTGATAATGAAGAAAACGGATATCATGGATATGGGGTTATAGATTATTACAATACGGAAGAGCATTTTGGAACGATTGATGAATTTAAAATGCTTGTAAAAGAAATTCATAACCGAAATTTGAAAGTGATGTTAGATTTCCCGATTAATCATGTTGGCTCAAAGCATGAATGGCTAAAGGACCCTACAAAGAAAGATTGGTTTAAAACTGACCAATCACCAAATCTACAGGGCCTTGAAAATGAGTGGATAAATGAACTTCCTAGGTTGAATCATGAAAATCTAGAAGTTCAAGAATATTTATTGGATGCTGCAAAATGGTGGATTAATGAAACGAATATAGATGGATATTACCTTGATGAAGTAGACGGGGTTTCAAAAAAGTTCCTAACTGATTTTGTTCAACAGTCTAAATCTTCTAAGAAGGATTTTTATTTACTTGGTGAAGTAAGGTCAATTGATCCCCGTATCATAACTGAATATGAGGACACAGGGATTGATGGGTTTCTGGACTTTCCTTTAACCGAAACATTAAGGCCAGCCTTTGTACAAGTTGACCAATCATTAAAAGAACTAAAAACTCGCAAAGACGAACTGATGTCAGTCTACAAAAATCCAAATTTGATGGGATCGTTATTGGATGACCATAAAGTAGACCGTTTTACGCGGGATATGGTCGAACAAAATCAGCATCCTGGTCCAAGATGGAAGCTTGCATTAACCTATCTTTATACTTCTCCGGGAGTTCCGATCGTTTATTATGGCAGTGAAATAGCCTTGGATGGCGGTTTGGGGCCTGATAATCATCGACAGATGGATTTCCGGACTGATAAGGATTTGATTGACTATATAACAAAGCTCGGTGAACTACGTTCCAATCTCCCTAGCTTAACTAGAGGAGAAATGAAGCTGCTTGCTGAGGAAAATGGCGTTCTTGCTTATAAACGTACTTATAAGAATGAAACGACAGTTATTGTCATAAATAACAGTTCTGAATCTCGAAATATTACGATTAATGCAGAAGAATTTGCTGATGATAAAGAGCTGCGAGGCTTATTGACGAATGACCTCGTTAAGAGCAATGATCATCAATATAAAATTTTCACTGATAGAGAAGAAGCTGAAATATATATTTTATCTCAAAAATCTGGGATGAATATTCCATATGTAACAGCAACTGTTATTGTGTGGGGTGCCTTTGTAGCTTTTATCATCGCAGTATGGAGAAGATCCAAAAGGAAACGGTCCCAGGAATAG